Proteins from a single region of Psychrobacter cryohalolentis K5:
- a CDS encoding YadA-like family protein, which translates to MAYDPYCDMHPWDCGYSGMPGPMGPAGMDGAKGDTGAQGIQGETGAKGDQGIQGIQGLQGEIGAKGDIGLTGAKGEQGIQGLTGATGDTGAKGDKGDIGLTGAKGVQGIQGLTGAKGDTGAKGLQGEIGAKGETGAKGDKGDIGLTGAQGEQGIQGLTGAKGEAGKDANINVAIQTSNSTATPAQATGKDSIAIGNGAVAEGSQSISIGVGNLVTGKNSGAIGDPSTVSGSGSYSFGNNNTVTGNNTVVLGNGISTGVNNSVVLGSDSTANRDNTVSVGSVGSERQIINVAAGTQGSDAVNVTQLNTARLKAVTDANTYTDTKYDVLNNSFQNYSNGINRRVDDVEKTANSGVAISLATQQAIPNLQPGKVAVFGGMGHYEGESALAIGAATMLDNGRTSVSGAFGFADSKFGGRVGMSYIFGR; encoded by the coding sequence ATGGCATATGATCCTTATTGCGATATGCATCCATGGGATTGTGGATACTCTGGAATGCCAGGTCCTATGGGTCCTGCTGGTATGGATGGTGCTAAAGGTGATACTGGTGCTCAGGGCATACAGGGTGAAACTGGCGCTAAAGGTGATCAAGGTATTCAAGGTATTCAAGGCCTACAGGGTGAAATTGGTGCCAAAGGCGACATCGGTCTAACTGGTGCTAAGGGCGAACAAGGTATCCAAGGTCTGACGGGTGCTACAGGAGATACTGGCGCCAAGGGAGACAAAGGTGATATCGGTCTAACTGGTGCTAAGGGCGTACAAGGCATTCAAGGTCTGACCGGTGCTAAAGGTGATACTGGTGCTAAAGGCCTACAGGGTGAAATTGGTGCCAAAGGCGAAACTGGCGCCAAGGGTGATAAAGGCGACATCGGTCTAACTGGTGCTCAAGGGGAACAAGGCATCCAAGGTTTGACTGGCGCTAAAGGTGAGGCAGGTAAGGATGCTAATATCAATGTTGCTATACAGACCTCTAATAGTACAGCGACACCAGCCCAAGCCACAGGTAAAGATTCTATTGCAATAGGTAATGGCGCAGTAGCTGAAGGCAGCCAATCTATTAGTATTGGTGTGGGCAATTTAGTAACCGGTAAAAACTCTGGTGCAATTGGCGATCCAAGCACAGTAAGTGGCTCAGGTAGCTATAGCTTCGGCAATAATAATACGGTCACTGGCAACAACACAGTAGTTTTAGGAAACGGCATCAGTACGGGTGTGAATAACTCAGTTGTGCTTGGAAGTGACTCCACAGCAAACCGTGATAACACAGTATCAGTTGGCTCAGTAGGTAGTGAGCGTCAGATAATTAATGTGGCAGCTGGTACACAGGGTTCTGATGCGGTTAATGTCACACAATTAAATACGGCTAGGCTCAAAGCAGTGACTGATGCCAATACTTATACTGATACTAAGTATGACGTTTTGAATAACAGCTTTCAGAATTATTCTAACGGCATAAATCGTCGAGTCGATGATGTGGAAAAAACAGCCAATAGTGGCGTGGCTATTTCTTTAGCAACACAACAGGCTATCCCCAATCTCCAACCAGGCAAGGTTGCTGTGTTTGGTGGTATGGGTCATTATGAGGGTGAAAGTGCTTTAGCTATTGGTGCCGCTACAATGTTAGATAATGGTCGCACGTCAGTCAGTGGTGCATTTGGTTTTGCTGATTCAAAGTTCGGCGGCCGAGTTGGTATGTCGTACATATTTGGTCGATAG